One Panicum virgatum strain AP13 chromosome 9K, P.virgatum_v5, whole genome shotgun sequence genomic region harbors:
- the LOC120650088 gene encoding putative linoleate 9S-lipoxygenase 3 has translation MLSGIIDGLTGANKNARLKGTVVLMRKNVLDLNDFGATVIDGISEFLGKGVTCQLISSTLVDPNNGNRGKVGAEANLEQWLTASLPSLTTGESKFGVTFDWEVEKLGVPGAFIVKNNHAAEFFLKTITLDDVPGRGTVTFVANSWVYPVAKYRYNRVFFSNDTYLPSQMPPALKPYRDDELRNLRGDDQQGPYEEHDRVYRYDVYNDLGEPDRGNPRPVLGGSADHPYPRRCRTGRKPTSTDPNSESRLSLVEQIYVPRDERFGHLKMSDFLGYSIKAISQGIVPAVRTYVDTTPGEFDSFQDILNLYEGGIKLPRIQALEDMRRLFPLQLVKDLLPAGGDYLLKLPIPQIIKEDKNAWRTDEEFTREVLAGVNPMMITRLTEFPPKSALDPSKYGDQTSTITAEHIEKGLEGLTVQQALDGNRLFILDHHDRFMPFLIDVNNLEGNFIYASRTLFFLRGDGRLAPLAIELSEPYIDGALTKAKSKVYTPASSGVDAWVWQLAKAYVAVNDSGWHQLISHWLNTHAVMEPFVIATNRQLSVTHPVHKLLHPHYRDTMTINALARQTLINGGGIFEMTVFPGKYALAMSSAVYRGWNFTEQGLPADLVKRGVAVADPSSPTKVRLLIEDYPYASDGLAVWHAIEQWVGEYLAIYYPDDATLQGDEELQAWWKEVREVGHGDLKDAPWWPRMRAVPELAGACTTIIWIASALHAAVNFGQYPYAGYLPNRPTVSRRRMPEPGTEAYAELERDPELGFIRTITSQIQTIIGISLIEVLSKHSSDEVYLGQRDTPAWTSDARALAAFQRFSDALVEIEGKVAGANRDPQLKNRTGPAAFPYTLLYPNTSDRTGAAAGITAKGIPNSISI, from the exons ATGCTGAGCGGGATCATCGACGGGCTGACGGGGGCGAACAAGAATGCGCGGCTCAAGGGCACGGTGGTGCTCATGCGCAAGAACGTGCTCGACCTCAACGACTTCGGCGCCACCGTCATCGACGGCATCAGCGAGTTCCTCGGCAAGGGGGTCACCTGCCAGCTCATCAGCTCCACCCTCGTCGACCCCA ACAACGGCAACCGCGGCAAGGTGGGCGCCGAGGCGAACCTGGAGCAGTGGCTGACGGCGAGCCTGCCGTCGCTGACGACCGGCGAGTCCAAGTTCGGCGTGACCTTCGActgggaggtggagaagctgggCGTGCCGGGCGCCTTCATCGTCAAGAACAACCACGCCGCCGAGTTCTTCCTCAAGACCATCACCCTCGACGACGTGCCGGGGCGCGGCACGGTGACTTTCGTCGCCAACTCCTGGGTCTACCCCGTCGCCAAGTACCGCTACAACCGCGTCTTCTTCTCCAACGAT ACGTACCTGCCGAGCCAGATGCCGCCGGCGCTCAAGCCCTACCGCGACGACGAGCTCCGCAACCTCCGCGGCGACGACCAGCAGGGCCCCTACGAGGAGCACGACCGCGTCTACCGCTACGACGTCTACAACGACCTCGGCGAGCCCGACCGCGGCAACCCGCGCCCCGTCCTCGGCGGCTCCGCCGACCACCCCtacccgcgccgctgccgcaccGGCCGCAAGCCCACCAGCACCG ACCCCAACTCGGAGAGCCGGCTGTCGCTGGTGGAGCAGATCTACGTGCCGCGCGACGAGCGCTTCGGCCACCTCAAGATGTCGGACTTCCTGGGGTACTCGATCAAGGCCATCTCGCAGGGGATCGTGCCGGCGGTGCGCACGTACGTGGACACCACCCCTGGCGAGTTCGACTCCTTCCAGGACATCCTCAACCTCTACGAGGGCGGCATCAAGCTGCCCAGGATCCAGGCGCTCGAGGACATGCGCAGGCTCTTCCCGCTCCAGCTCGTCAAggacctcctccccgccggcggcgactaCCTCCTCAAGCTCCCCATCCCGCAGATCATCAAAG AGGACAAGAATGCGTGGAGGACCGACGAGGAGTTCACGCGGGAGGTGCTCGCCGGCGTCAACCCGATGATGATCACGCGCCTCACG GAGTTCCCGCCCAAGAGCGCGCTCGATCCCAGCAAGTACGGCGACCAGACGAGCACCATCACGGCGGAGCACATCGAGAAGGGCCTGGAGGGCCTCACGGTGCAGCAGGCGCTGGACGGCAACCGGCTCTTCATCCTGGACCACCACGACCGGTTCATGCCGTTCCTGATCGACGTCAACAACCTGGAGGGCAACTTCATCTACGCCAGCCGGACGCTCTTCTTCCTGCGCGGCGACGGCAGGCTggcgccgctcgccatcgagcTCAGCGAGCCGTACATTGACGGCGCCCTGACCAAGGCCAAGAGCAAGGTCTACACGCCGGCGTCCAGCGGCGTCGACGCCTGGGTGTGGCAGCTCGCCAAGGCCTACGTCGCCGTCAACGACTCCGGCTGGCACCAGCTCATCAGCCACTG GCTGAACACGCACGCGGTGATGGAGCCGTTCGTGATCGCGACGAACCGGCAGCTGAGCGTGACGCACCCGGTGCACAAGCTCCTGCACCCGCACTACCGCGACACGATGACCATCAACGCGCTGGCGCGGCAGACGCTCATCAACGGCGGCGGCATCTTCGAGATGACCGTGTTCCCGGGCAAGTACGCGCTGGCCATGTCCTCCGCGGTGTACAGGGGCTGGAACTTCACCGAGCAGGGCCTCCCCGCCGACCTCGTCAAGCGGGGCGTGGCGGTGGCGGACCCGTCGAGCCCCACCAAGGTGCGGCTGCTGATCGAGGACTACCCGTACGCGAGCGACGGGCTGGCCGTCTGGCACGCCATCGAGCAGTGGGTGGGCGAGTACCTGGCCATCTACTACCCCGACGACGCCACGCTGCAGGGCGACGAGGAGCTGCAGGCGTGGTGGAAGGAGGTGCGCGAGGTCGGGCACGGCGACCTCAAGGACGCGCCCTGGTGGCCCCGGATGCGGGCCgtgccggagctcgccggcgcctgCACCACCATCATCTGGATCGCGTCGGCGCTGCACGCGGCCGTCAACTTCGGGCAGTACCCGTACGCGGGGTACCTGCCGAACCGGCCGACGGTGAGCCGGCGGCGGATGCCGGAGCCCGGCACCGAGGCGTACGCGGAGCTGGAGCGCGACCCGGAGCTGGGCTTCATCCGCACCATCACGAGCCAGATCCAGACCATCATCGGCATCTCGCTCATCGAGGTGCTCTCCAAGCACTCCTCCGACGAGGTGTACCTGGGCCAGCGCGACACCCCGGCGTGGACCTCCGACGCCCGGGCGCTCGCGGCGTTCCAGCGGTTCAGCGACGCGCTGGTGGAGATCGAGGGCAAGGTGGCGGGCGCCAACCGCGACCCGCAGCTCAAGAACCGGACCGGGCCCGCCGCGTTCCCCTACACGCTGCTGTACCCCAACACCTCCGACCgcacgggcgccgccgccgggatcaCCGCCAAGGGCATCCCCAACAGCATCTCCATCTGA
- the LOC120650090 gene encoding F-box protein At1g55000-like, whose product MDSRGAGGGPDSSAAADPPSPEPDPAAAAMDARLPADLLRAVLQRLPPIDLARSACVCRAWHAVASDRAVLEAAFCAPWGVRRVVGEPATQAFWRAASLGRFALSHAVRRGDTVPGVALKYSVQVTDIKRFNNMMSDHGIHSRERLLIPISNPDILLGSTCYIEMDHNAKREVAVFYPEGRPSGKTESSANIASAERRSRRILESVKRSLHVDDGTAAYYLSVSQGDPRAAMMEYSEDLRWEQQRLGR is encoded by the exons ATGGactcgcgcggcgcgggcgggggtcccgattcctccgccgccgccgatccgccGAGCCCCGAGCCCgatccggccgcggccgcgatgGATGCCCGCCTCCCGGCGGACCTGCTGCGCGCCGTGCTGCAGCGGCTGCCGCCGATCGACCTCGCGCGGTCCGCCTGCGTCTGCCGCGCGTGGCACGCGGTGGCCTCCGACCGCGCCGTGCTCGAGGCCGCCTTCTGCGCGCCATGGGGCGTGCGACGCGTCGTCGGCGAGCCGGCGACGCAGGCCTTCTGGCGAGCCGCCTCCCTCGGGAGGTTCGCGCTGTCACATGCCGTCCGGCGCGGGGATACCGTCCCCGGCGTCGCTCTCAAATACTCCGTACAG GTGACCGATATCAAACGGTTCAACAACATGATGAGTGACCATGGCATCCACTCAAGGGAGAGGCTTCTGATACCCATCAGTAATCCAGATATCCTTCTGGGTAGCACCTGCTACATCGAGATGGATCATAATGCGAAGAGAGAAGTTGCGGTATTTTACCCTGAGGGTCGTCCGAGTGGGAAAACTGAATCCTCGGCAAATATCGCCTCTGCAGAGAGGCGAAGCAGGAGGATTCTCGAGTCCGTGAAGCGGAGCCTGCATGTTGATGATGGGACTGCCGCATACTATTTATCTGTTTCCCAAGGTGATCCCAGGGCTGCCATGATGGAGTACTCTGAGGACCTGAGGTGGGAGCAGCAACGTTTAGGCCGGTAG
- the LOC120650091 gene encoding N-terminal acetyltransferase B complex catalytic subunit NAA20-like, whose product MTTIRRFCCDDLLRFASVNLDHLTETFNMSFYMTYMARWPDYFHAALSPGGRVMGYIMGKVEGQGESWHGHVTAVSVASEFRRQKLAKKLMNLLEEISDKMDKAYFVDLFVRASNMPAIRMYEKLGYVVYRRVLRYYSGEEDGLDMRKALSQDVEKKSIIPLKRPITPDELEYD is encoded by the exons ATGACGACGATCCGGCGGTTCTGCTGCGACGACCTCCTCCGCTTCGCCTCCGTCAACCTCGACCACCTCACCGAGACG TTCAACATGTCGTTCTACATGACGTACATGGCGCGCTGGCCCGACTACTTCCACGCCGCCCTCAGCCCTGGCGGCCGCGTCATGGGTTACA TCATGGGTAAAGTTGAAGGGCAGGGTGAGTCTTGGCATGGGCACGTCACGGCAGTGTCTGTTGCCTCGGAATTTCGGAGGCAGAAATTAGCCAAGAAGCTCATGAACTTGCTGGAGGAAATCAGCGATAAAAT GGATAAGGCCTACTTTGTGGATCTCTTTGTAAGGGCATCTAACATGCCAGCGATAAGGATGTATGAAAAG CTTGGTTATGTGGTTTATCGGAGGGTGCTTCGATACTACTCAGGGGAAGAAGATGGCCTTG ATATGAGAAAGGCGTTATCACAAGATGTCGAGAAGAAGTCCATCATACCACTCAAGAGGCCAATCACACCTGATGAACTTGAATATGATTGA
- the LOC120650089 gene encoding adenylosuccinate synthetase 2, chloroplastic, protein MLLAPLSLDPAPSPVLRPAAGSYGGRILPGLAPRLCRPLRAAPVVPATAEEPTSAAARGRLESLSQVAGVLGTQWGDEGKGKLVDILAQRFDVVARCQGGANAGHTIYNSEGKKFSFHLVPSGILNEDTQCVIGNGAVVHLPGFFKEIDGLESNGISCEGRLLVSDRAHLLFDLHQVVDGLREAELGNSLIGTTKRGIGPCYSNKVIRNGLRVCDLRHMDTFGAKLNTLLRDAALRFKDFEYDSKILKEEVEKYKRFAERLEPFITDTVHFMNESILQKKKILVEGGQATMLDIDFGTYPFVTSSSPSAGGICTGLGISPRSLGDIIGVVKAYTTRVGSGPFPTELLGKTGDLLRASGMEFGTTTGRPRRCGWLDIVALKYCCQINGFSSLNLTKLDVLTGLKEIKLGISYYTNDGNTVQSFPADLDLLEQIKVKYEALPGWQEDISSIRDYNDLPGTARRYVERIEELVGIPVHYIGVGPGRDALIYK, encoded by the exons ATGCTGCTCGCTCCTCTGTCGCTGgaccccgccccctcccccgtcctccgccccgccgccggaagCTACGGCGGCCGCATCCTCCCGGGGCTCGCGCCGCGCCTGTGCCGGCCGCTGAGGGCGGCTCCCGTGGTGCCCGCCACAGCGGAGGAGCCGacgtcggcggccgcgcggggccGGCTGGAGTCGCTGAGCCAGGTGGCGGGGGTGCTCGGCACACAGTGGGGCGACGAGGGCAAGGGGAAGCTCGTCGACATCCTCGCGCAGCGCTTCGACGTCGTAGCTCGGTGCCAG GGTGGAGCTAATGCTGGACATACCATATACAATTCTGAAGGGAAGAAGTTTTCATTTCATCTTGTTCCATCCGGCATCCTTAATGAGGATACACAGTGTGTAATTGGTAATGGAGCAGTTGTTCATCTTCCTGGATTCTTTAAAGAAATTGACGGACTAGAGTCTAATGGAATTTCTTGCGAAGGAAGACTTTTGGTATCGGACCGTGCTCATCTTCTATTTGATCTACATCAAGTTGTTGATGGACTTAGAGAGGCAGAGCTTGGGAATTCCCTTATAGGGACAACAAAGAGAGGAATTGGACCATGCTATTCAAACAAAGTTATCAGGAATGGGCTCAGAGTTTGTGATTTGCGACATATGGATACCTTTGGTGCAAAACTCAACACCCTACTAAGAGATGCAGCTCTGCGCTTTAAAGATTTTGAATATGATAGTAAGATTCTCAAAGAGGAGGTTGAGAAATATAAAAGGTTTGCTGAACGATTGGAACCATTTATCACTGATACTGTGCACTTTATGAATGAGTCAATCTTGCAAAAGAAGAAAATATTGGTTGAAGGTGGCCAAGCTACCATGTTAGACATAGACTTTGGTACCTACCCATTTGTTACATCCTCAAGTCCCTCAGCAGGTGGAATTTGCACTGGGCTTGGTATTTCTCCTAGAAGTCTCGGTGATATCATTGGAGTG gtaAAAGCATACACGACTAGGGTTGGATCTGGTCCTTTCCCAACAGAACTTTTGGGTAAGACTGGCGACCTGCTCCGTGCATCTGGAATGGAATTCGGGACCACAACAGGTCGGCCCAGGCGTTGTGGCTGGCTCGACATAGTTGCACTGAAATACTGTTGCCAAATCAATGGCTTCTCATCTTTGAATCTCACAAAACTAGATGTGTTAACTGGACTCAAGGAAATTAAGCTCGGTATCTCATACTACACCAATGATGGTAACACAGTCCAATCATTTCCAGCAGACCTTGATCTTTTGGAGCAAATAAAG GTCAAATACGAGGCCCTGCCTGGATGGCAGGAAGACATTTCCTCAATACGAGATTATAATGATCTTCCAGGAACTGCTCGTCGCTACGTGGAGAGGATAGAGGAACTGGTCGGCATTCCAGTCCACTATATTGGTGTTGGGCCTGGACGTGATGCCCTCATATACAAATAA